From the genome of Sphingobacterium sp. UGAL515B_05:
AGGATTTTTTTTCTTTTACAGGCAAAGGAGGAATAGCAAAATAGATTGCCAGCAGTGCTATAATACTGACAATAGCCTGTATCGTGAAAGAATATGTCCAGGAGTAGAGACTGGCAATATACGTGGCGAAGGGGACAGTTGTTACCATGGCAATTGCAACACCGCTAAAAACAATGCTCATAAGCTCATTTTCATTTTGCTTTCCTCCTTTTAAAATGGAAACTGACAATGCTGTCGCAATATAGACAGGTTGGAGAAAAGCGGGAAGAATTCTCACGATAAGCAGTAACCAAAAAGGAGGAGATAATGAAGAGACAATCGCCGTGACTAAGAAAATAGCGATGGCTGTTAACATGACTTTCTTGCGGTCGAATCCCGAAGCCAACAATGTCATAAATGGCCCAGTTATGGCAATGATCAAGGCAAAGGCACTCAATAAATAACCTGCTTTGTCGATACTGATATGATAGTGATCGGCTATTTGGGGCAAGATGCCAATAATGCCAAACTCGGTTGTGATTACTGCGAGAAAACCCAAAGCTCCGATGTATGCGTATTTTTTCATAAATAAAAACTTATTGTACATGATTAATTATACGAGCAAATGTAAAGGCAAATACTTGCTTCTGGTTGTAAAGCAGCTATTTGTGTGTTACTAACAAATTTGTAAGTAATGGTAAAAGAAAAGTTGTTCCTGAATAATTGATCTCCGCCTGACATTGATAAGTTGTGTGTTGTCAAAAGTTCCTTTATATTCACTTTAGATTTATTTTAAGGTTGAATACAGATAAGGAATACGAATTAAATAAATTAATGGAACAGCATATATTAATTGTGGGCCTGGGGGGAGTAGGCGGATATTTTGGTGGTATGTTAGCGCGTAAGTATGAAAACACAGATATTCATATCAATTTTTTGGCGCGAGGTAATCATCTTGAGGAGATTAACCAACATGGTTTAAAGCTGTTATTGGAAAAAGGAACCTTTATAGCGAAGCCTTATAAGGCTTCCAGTGAGACTGAAAATTTTACAAAAATGGATTACATTTTTCTCTGTACTAAATCTTATGATCTTGAAGATACGATGGCCTTATTAGGACCGTGTGTGAGCGCAGATACAGTATTCATACCCTTACAGAATGGAGTGGACAGTAAAGAACGTATCAACAGATATTATCCGAATAATTTGGTGGTGGATGGTTGCGCCTATATTGTGTCCCGGTTAAAGGCTGCCGGAGTAATTGAAGTGACAGGAAAATGGGGTACAATGAGTTTCGGATTGAATGGAGAACATGATGAGAGACTGGATAGGTTATATCATCTTGTGCAACAGGCTGATATCCATGTGAATTATTCCGATGAAATTGAGAAAATAATATGGGATAAATTTATTTTTATTTCCGCTATGGCCACAGCTACTTCTTATTTTGATTGTTCTATTGGTCAGATAATGGAAGATCCAAAGAAGAAAGATGCGGTTATTAAACTTATTCAGGAGGTTGCAACATTAGCTCAGGAAAAAGGAGTCGTTATTGCTGATCATATTGTACATATGACCTTGGACAAAATGGAGCAAATGCCTTACGATGCGACTTCATCCATGCATACGGATTATCTTAATAAACGACCGAAAACAGAGTTGGCATCTTTGACAGCTTACGTTATTCGTGAGTCTAAAAAGTATAATCTCGAGACACCTGAATATCAACGCATGTTTGATGTATTGCGCCTAAAATCTGACTAGCTGTATTAAAATAGTTTGCGAGGTGGAAATTTCAATCGATAAGTTCCCCTGGACAAGCTTTTTTTGAATACAAAAAGTAAGTTTTAGTATTCAAAAGAGGGGCATTAGATTTTATTTCCTGTAAGGGCGCTGAATTTATTGCCCCGATTGTCTTTATAAAAATCACCGTCCTTCTTAAAACTATTTGCATCTACTCCTTCAAGTAGCTGTTTTTGATAAAAGACATTTTTTGCATCTTTTCCGAAATCGTGACCTAAAGGTATAAACGTTTTCATATCGGCACCCGGAATTATTTCCTGATTATAATACACATTATTCTTGTCTTTTGAATAGGAGTTGCTTCCATACACATCATTCTTTTCATCAATCGGGAATAACGCAAAGGAAGGAGCATCTACCTGTTCATACCTGAAGCTTTTCCCCCTGAATAGGATCGTTTTGTTGTCAACACTAATATGATCCTGATCAAGTACACGAATTTTATCAATGGTCTTAAAAGACTTCGTTATGGCATCTGATCCCTGCTGAAATGGTGGGTAATAAATTGTATTACCAATTCTTATGTAATATTTGTTTATGGCTTCAATGTTTCCAGCGTTAGCAGTAACTGCTTTAAAGGCTCCTATATTTGGCGAGACATAAACTGAATCTTTATCCATTAAAAAATAGTCATTGACGAACGAAAAGGTTTTCCGATCTGCCTTTATCATGTCATTACTGTAGAAGTAATGGTCCTTGTCGCGTGCCCAGTTTATATGATCCTTTACGAGCTCATATGTTTTTGGATCTGCTCCCTGGATGATATTAAAGCCTAGGGCCTGATCGATATAATAGACATGAAAACGATCTTTTGGAATCTGATTATCGACATAAAAGGAATTCTTGTCCACGAGTTTTTGATTCGTGCCACGAAAATATACCGCATTTTTGTCTTTAGCTATATCTTCTGACAAAACCTCAAATGATTTTGCATCAGCCTGCATTTGTGAAATGCCCAAGCTAAACCAATTCCCGTTCTGACAATAAGCTATCTGCCCTTTTGAATCGATGAAGTAAGAACCGGATTTTTGTTTATCAACAGGTTTGCCAATATTTCGACAAGAAATAAAAAAGCAAAGTAAAATACAAGCCAGAAAAAAAGTGTATTTTTTCATTTTTGCATTGCATATAATTCTAGATTTATTAGTTATTATACCCATCTATATAAATTTACAACTACAAAATTAAAAAACCGAATTTTCAGTTTTCCGTTCCATTATTAAGGCAATTGCATAAAACTGGCACCAATGACTTTTAGCGTGTTGTCAATGCGTTTCCACACCCTAAAATATCTAAATTTTCCTTCTAATGGTGTTCCCATTACCTTGCCTTTTGCCGTCATCGTAGTAACGGAAAGTGCGGTATCCCCAATTATTCTGATCTCATTAATTTCTGTTGAAGCATTTTCAATAATCATAGCCTTTGATCGGTGTGCATTTAGATCCATTTCTTTGGTTAACATTTGACCATCAGGTGCTACAGCAACAAGGTCGTCATATAGGAGGAGATCAAGACCATCTACATTACTGGCTAGCTGCGCCAAGAAAAGTTGGTTCTCTACTTCTGCAATTTCTTTTATCGTGATTTTATCCATATTGTGATTTTTTATGTATAAATCTAGATATTAGTTGGCTGACTATAAGACAGTGTGCAACTATTTAAGGTTTATCTAAATCAAGAATTTTGTATAACTATAAAAATGGAGTTGACCTTGTTAAACGGCTAAGTTTAAAATCAATATGTTGCCTCTGTTGGAAAAATTAATTACTTCTTTGGTTTAGGTAGTTCCTTAATCCATATATTCTTAAAATCTACAGGTTGACCTTCACTCTGTAATGCAATAAATCCACTGCTGAGCAACTTACCATCGATCTTAATTTTGGGGTCATATCCATTGGCTGTTCCACCTCCAATCTGAGGTCTTGAATATTCTAGTACGGTATCTCCGTTAATGATATGTTTGATTAACGAATCTCCTAATACAATCAACTCCCCTTTAACCCATTGATCACCATCATAGGTCTTCGAAGTAGAATTTAAACAATGTGAGGAAGCTATTTTGCCCTGATAGACCACATTGGTTCCAGGAGAACACATATTGCCTGTAGGGCGGGGCTGGCCATCGCTCAGTCCTCCCAAAAGTTGCATTTCGACAGAAATGGGCCAATCCTGTTCTTTCAACATTGTTCTGGGGTCCTGCGAATGAAACATAACGCCGCTATTACGAAGTGTATAGGCGGGGGCACCTTTATGCAGCTCCCCTACAAATCGATATTCAAATTTTAAATGATAATATGAAAAGGGTGTTTTATAATATAAATGGCCAAATTGATCATTAAAATCACCATACTGATCATATCTGACCTTAATTATTCCATCTTCAACTCTAAACGTATTTCCGTAGTTCACACCAACATCATGATGATGAATTTTGACAAACCAATCATTGATGTCCTTTCCGTCAAACAAGGATTTCCAGCCATTATTATCGCCCTGACCTTTCATTCCTGCGCATCCTGTAAAAATAAGACTGCTAGCTACTATTGAATAGATAATTCTTCGCATTGAAGTGATATTTGGTTTAAAATTGGATAGCAAGATACGATATATTCTATTAAACTTTACAGTCTAAGAAATATCGTGGACAGCCGTAGCTCATTGCCCTTAAGCGCTGGTTAGATCATAATAAAACAATTTAAACGGTACTCATCAAACTTTATTTGATTTGGAATAATCTGTTATTCCAAGTTTGTTTCCGAATGGATCATTAAATTCAACCGCTAAACCCGTCATGATCTCAAATGGCTCGCTTAAAAATACGACTCCCTTTTCCTTTAAATATTCACATGTAGTTTTCACATCGTCAACAGTAAACCAAATAGTCGGTTTGGTATGTTGTACTGTACTAAGAATGATTGCAGGTTCATTTTTGCCTATTTTGAACGCAATCATTCCCTTATCCGAAAAATCGAATTTAGTTTCAAGACCAAGTTGATTTCCATAAAATTCCTTGGCGCTATCCAGGTCCTGTGCTGGTAGAAAGAAATTGTCGTAATCTAAGAGTAAGTTCATGATGGTTACGCTCTAATTTGTGATAAGTCAACACCAAATGCTGTCAATTGGGATTCTCCGAGTTCGGTAATATAGAGGTCTTTATCGATGGGATCTTTTTTTGCTAGCCAGCCTTTTGCTATTAACGCCTCCAATAAGAGCTGGCCGAGTTTTCCGCCGATATGTTCGTAACATAATTTTGCGGACTTTACTTTATCGTAGTTTTTCATTTTTGTTTTTTTTACGTTGGGCTTAACTTTTGATTTATAATTTCTTAGCTATAAAATTATGAAAATGAAAAGGGCAGCAAAATGATCAAAATCATCAAATCAAGTGGCTATTTGACACAATGTAGCGTGTTATTCTTTCAGTTTAAAAAAACAAAATGTACCTAAATTTGGTATCTAAATCAGGGATTTTATGATTTATGAAAAAAGAACAGGATAAAGAGCAGCAGGTAAGCAGTTTGTTTATACGATATAAAACTCAATTGGAAGACTCGTCTTATGTAAGCGTCGATTTTTTGGTTCTACTCGTGGATATCATTCGTCCCAAGCATACCAATCTGCTCTATAAGATCGATATTCAATTTTTGCTGGACTATCTCCATGCCGCACCTGAAGAGCTGGAAAGCTTTCAGCTTTATTTAATAAGAATTCTGGCTAGTAAAGATTTTGATCAATTGATTTCAGATACAGGAATTATCAGCTATGCGGATTTTTTTTACGAGCTTAAAAAAAGGATCACCGAGCGATACTTACCTTTTCAGCCACCTAAGTCTACTTTGCAATATATATTAAATCAGGTTTTTTATAAACCTGGTGATGCCGATTGGATTGCTACGGTTTCGCAAGAGCAGGTCGATGAACTCTTTCGTTTATGTGGATTCGAAACAATTTATGATGATGAAACTGGTTTTGGAATGATCGAAATATTGTATGGGTTGGAACTGTTGGTTCAACGCATTACGGGGCGTGCAATGGAAACGGATGTAAATAAGATGGTACCTGAGTTTCAAAATTTTGATAGTCCATTTATAGCCATTATGCGGGAATTCACCGAATTGAATGATCGTATTTTGCAGTCGGACAATAAGTTTATCTCTTCGGATGATCTGACTTATAAACAAATTTTGGTACTTCATAAGCAATGCGAATCGTATATTGAAACTGCCTTCGATAATTCACATCGTTTCGGAATTTCCATAAAGGTTAATCAATCACTTTTGCGCATGCGGCAACAACTTGAAAGGATCCGAGAAATCTTGCTTTTTTTAGTGATTGATCATCCGGAAGAAAAAAAGGAAAAGACGATTGCACTGGCAATGACCCTTATTGGATACAATTCCCGAAAAAGTAATATTCGCAAATTGGTTGGGCAGAGTACACAGCTTTTAGCCTACGAGATTACTCATCATACTGCACAGACTGGAGAACATTATATTACTTCAAGTCGGCAGGAATATTGGAAAATGTTCCGTTCTGCCTGCGGTGGCGGCCTCATTGTGGGCGTAATGTGCATCGTTAAATTATTATTAGGTAAGGTACACAGCAGTGAGTTTGGTCATGCATTTTTATATAGCCTGAATTATGCTGTTGGCTTTACGTTAATTTATCTCTTTGGGGCTACCTTAGCCACCAAACAACCTGCAATGACAGCTTCAGCATTGGTCAACGCAATTGAGCAGGGGATTGCCGAACAGGGGACCAGCAAGCATCGGTATTGGATATTTGCCGAATTATTTGCACGATTATTTCGGTCTCAGTTTATTGCTTTTGTTGGTAATGTTTTGATGGCTTTTCCGATGAGTCTTTTTCTTATTTGGGCGATTCAACAATTGTGTCAGGTCAATATTGCGAGTGCCAAGTGGTTGCATCTGGTCAATGACCTCAATCCGATAAAGACGCCCTTGGTCTTGCATGCCTCTATTGCAGGTGTTTTTTTATTTCTTTCTGGAATTATTGCCGGCAGTATTTCAAATCGGGACAAGCATAACTCCGTATATTATCGTATTCAGGAACACCCCATGTTGAAAAAGATATTTGGACAAGCAAAAACAAACAAAATAGCTTCGTTTTATGAAAAAAAATGGGCAGGAATCGTGTCTAACGTGTGGTTCGGGATCTTTATGGGTTCAACAGCTTCCATCGGACTTTTTTTAGGTTTAAATCTTGACATTAGGCATATTACATTTGCCAGTGGAAATTTGGCCCTGGGCTTATTTGGTCATGGGATGGAGCTCTCTACCGACATATGGGTTTGGGGCATTCTAGGAATTGGAATTATAGGGTTCTTTAATTTTATGGTCAGCTTTTCGCTATCCTTGATGTTAGCCTTCCGGTCGCGAAATTTATCGTCGAAAGAATTGATTAAAATGGGAAAGGCTGTTTGGATCTATTTTAAAATAAATCCAAAACTGTTTTTCTTCCCACCTCGAAAAGGTTAAGGGATAAATATTATCTTGACTACGATGTTTTGATGCCGAGAGGTATATGCCCCCACGGAAACGCCCCACGTAAAAATATAGGGTCATTTTGCTATGATCTAAACGTTGATGTCACCAGAAAGGTCGGGTTTATCTTTGTCATCTTTTTCTTTCTGTTCGGCCTGTGCTTCCTCCTTGTTATGGGTGCGATCGTCTTTGAGGCCAGATAGGTCGGTGTTAGGGTCCTCTTCTTCCTCTTTAGAGGCCTCCTCTTCCTGTGGCTTGGACAAGTCTGGGCTTGGCTCACGTGGATCCGGATTTGGGATAGCAGTCATGAGAAGAACCACCATACCTAGTTTATTATTTATGTTTTTTGATCTGTTCATTTTAACTCGTTTTTTAAAAGAGAACATTTTTCGAACCATTATCGTTGGCTGAAATCGTATCTTATTTATTGCCTGTGATAATTTCAACTATACCATGCAGCAAGGTAAGCTTCAACTGTTGGCCAAAGTAACTCTTGCGCTCATCATCGATGTGTATTTCTTTGCCTTCCCATTCCATTGCTAATCGACTCGTCCGGATAGGTATTATTTTAAATTCGACGTTTGTTCCATTCAATAGTCCATCGATATAGTTTATAAGTTCCTGACGTTGATCGACAGTGACAATGATGATATCAAACTGCCCATCTCCAGGATCAGCATCAGCAGCAAGCACTAACCTCGGTCCGATGCTTGGTATATTCATGATCTCAACCAGTATGCACTCTTTTTCATAGTTATTTCCAGCTACTGTAAGTCTCAGTGTGGTAGCGGGAAATGTTTCCACCAGTTTGCGGAGCTGTCTTAGTGCAGTTTTGATTTCATCTTCTGCACTAAGATCTTCGGTGTTTTTTTTATCCATTTTTTTTATTAGTGTAGGAAATACCCCAAAACCGATAGATTCAATAAAATATAGAGGTTTTTTTTCTAATCCTATGACCATCCCTACATCGAATTTTTTAAGTAGAGCGTTTCTCCAAAGACCAATAGCTTTTTCACAGTCGAGAGGAATACCGAGAGAAATAGCAATATTGTTTGCGGTGCCTTGTGGTAATATGGCGATCGGCCTCTTAAATCTTAGCTTTTTTTCCAGAAGACCCAAAACGGTCATTCTTATGGTGCCATCACCGCCGGCCAAGGCGATGATATCTGTCTGTGGGTCGATCTTTTTGACAGCATCTTTTTTTGTTACTACGGTGCAATTGTGGCCAAGATCTTCAATCAGTTGACATAGTTCGTCTTTGTCGCCGTTCGAGTCATCTCCAGCAGCAGGATTGTGTACTAACCTGATATTTTTGCCCTGTTCTTTCATAACAGCAGAACAAAGCAGGTTTGAGATTGGTTTTCATAGAAAAGGACAGCTATGAATATACTTATCACCAATGACGATGGTATCTATTCTCCGGGCATTGCGGCACTGGCACAGACGGCGAGAGAGTTTGGGACGGTAAAGATTGTGGCACCCGATGTTGAGCAGTCGTCAATGGGTCACGCTATTACGCATTCCCGGCCCTTAAGCTATCGGCGAGCGCCTGTTACTTTTGCAGATATTGATGCCTTTAGGGTCAATGGAACGCCGGCAGATTGTGTGGCCTTGGGTTTACATATGTTTCCAGATACGCAGGTTGTGCTTTCAGGTATTAATATGGGACCAAACCTAGGCAATTCAATGTGGCACTCAGGAACATTGGCTGCGGCAAAGCAGGCAACATTGCTCGGGATTACGGGTATTGCATTGAGTACACCTGTTGGAAAGACAGAACCTGATTTTGAAGGGCTGTCTCGGTGGACAATCGACGTGCTCAAGATATTACTGAAAAATAAGGGCCCTGCTCTTTATAATGTGAATTTTCCGCCTAAACCTCAAGGGCTTTCCTGGACAAGACAATCAGTACGTTTATATGATGGCCGTGTGGTGCCTGGAGAGGATCCTATGGGAAGGAAAAACTATTGGATCACAGTAGTGCCATTAGAACCTGCTGAAAAGGGTACTGATCGCTGGGCAGTAGAACACAATTTGGTTTCTATTACCCCCTTACGTCTTGACCTAACTGCACATGATGAACTTGCGGCCAGGCAGACAAGCGAACATAAATAATAGCGAGTAATAAAATACTATAAGATGGTAACAACCGAAAATTTAATACAAAAGAAAAGATTCCGTCCCGCCAACAAAGCTGGATTTGGGGGAGTGGCATTGGGAAATGGATTTCAGCACAACTCAGATGTCGAATGCTTAAAGGCAGTCGAAGCCGCCTGGAATGCAGGGATACGATTGTTTGACACCTCGCCATGGTATGGTTTGGGTATCAGCGAACGTAGGATGGGCTTATTTTTAAAAGATCAGCCTCGAGAAAGTTTTACGCTGTCAACAAAAGTAGGCCGATTAATGTTGCCACGGGAGGATTTTAAAATGGAGCAATCGTTATGGAAAGGAAAATTAAATTTTGCTTACCAATATGATTATAGCGCTTCAGGAGTGAGAAGAAGTATCGAAGATAGTCTACAGCGCTTGGGATTATCTTCCATTGATGTGGTATTTATTCATGATCTTTCACCTGACAATGGAGATATGAAAGACAGCTATACACATTATTTTGAGCAAGCTATTCACGGAGCAATGCCCGAATTGACTAAGATGAGAGAAGAAGGTATTATTAAAGGTTGGGGACTGGGAGTTAATACCATTGCGCCTATCTTACAGACATTGGAAGTTGCTGATCCAGATATTTTTCTCTCAGCCTGCCAGTATTCATTGATAAAACATGACGATGAACTGAATCAGATTTTCCCGAAAGTTGCTGAAAGAGATATTTCGATTATTGTAGGAGCGCCATTATGTGCTGGATTTTTATCGGGTAAAGATCGTTATCTCTATGATGGGAAGTTTCCTGCCGGTGTTAAAGAAAAGCTAAATGCTTTGCAACAGGTCGCGAAAAATCACGCTGTAGATCTTCGTACAGCAGCATTGCAATTTGCAGCCGCTCCCGACGCAGTGTCTGGTGTTATACCCGGTGCACATACCGCTGAACAGGCCGTGCAAAATGCACATTCCTTTGAGGCAAAGATTCCTGTCGACTTTTGGAAAGAGTTGAAACATGATAAACTTATTGAAGATCACGCACCGGTACCCAATATTCAACATAACTGATAAAACTAAGGGTGTGAATAGCGCACCCTTTTCTGTTGAATAAAGCATCTCAGCGACAACTAATGCTCGCTGAAATATTTGTTTATTCTTTATTATTGAACAACGTTAGTTAGATCGATCGGGATCATCAGGTTAAACGTAATTTTATTGTCTTTTAAATTTACGACTATCTTTCCTTTATGAATTTTAACTATTTCACTCACAATAAATAGCCCTAATCCGAGTCCATTACTATTGACTCCTTTTACGAAAGGCTTAAATAGATCTTTAAGATCTGAATATTGCGGATAGGTGACCTCATTTGTAACACTAAAAACAAAATTTTCTTTTTTAATGCATGCATTTATTTCGATATTTTGATGAGGATTACCATGTTTTATAGCATTTCCAATTAAATTAGCGAAAGCCCGCCCCATTTTCTGATGATCACAAGGCACATCAACCGGAAGGTCGATGTTGACGATTAACGTTCTATTATGTAATACTTCAAATTCCGATAAGATTTGCTTAATCAATGAATCCATACGGTAATGATCATTAATTCTAATTAGTCTGCCTTGAAGACGGATCGTACTGAAATCTAAAATATCATCTATCACTCCTTTCACCCGTAATGAAGCCTCTTCTATTTTCTTTATTAATTTTTTTTGACTTTCATCTTTAATGTTTGCGCCAAGATATTGCGAAATCACTTTTAAGATGCTGACAGGATTATTTAAGTCATGGGCCAAGGACGATAAAACCAGTTCTCTGTTTTTGGAATACCTAAGTTCCTGTTCTAATTTTCTTCTCGTATTTCTACGTTCAATGACAGTTTTAAAATCTATTGCAATCAAATCACTGCAAACAGGGAGCAACGTCTCCAATTTAATTGGGTCGAAGTGTACGGGTTCCGCATTCATGAAACTCAAGTGTCCAACAATAGAATTATTTTTGTTAATAATTGGATAAGAGATATAGCTTTTTAAACCGAATTCATGAAGAACTTGTGTCCATTCGTCGACAGAACATTGCTCGCTATCGTCAATGTAAATAGGTGAGAAACCTTTCCTTATTTCCTGATATATTTTAACGTAGTTTTCACTGTTTTTATTGACGATCTTCTGAGAGTGATAGTCATAAACGCACCAATTCCCCCATTTACGGCCAATTTTCCTACGTATCATGCCATACCTCATTTTCGTGTGGCCACATAAAGCCTCCAAAATTCTTTGACAGGAGTCGAAGTCGCTCTTCTTCGTATACCTATCGTACCATTGATTTTGATTTAATTGGTTTGGGATTGTCATTTTTATTGCCGGTCTATTTGTTTACGAATAGCTTTGACTTACTGTTGAGGTTGGTGCACCTTAGAAGTACTAATACCCTTTATTGCGCGAAATATAAATGCTATAGCTGCAATAATTAATAGAATATGAATAAAATCTTCTGTTATGAATCCGCCCACAAAAGTAACCGCCCAAACAATCATTACGCTAATAGCTACCGAATATAATAGGTCTTCCATATAATATTATTCTTTATTGAAGAACAATATCTAAATAGAATCGTTTCGTAATTTTGTAACTTGATAAGAAAACTTATAAAAAAAGCCGTTTTACATTAGTATAACGGCTTTTTATTCAATTTCTGCGACTTAGGACGTTGATTCCCTTAGGAAAATGGTAAAAGTAATGAAAAACACATGTTATGCTGTTTTTTTTTAACGACATTTGAACATGGCTCTATTAATAACTTTGGATAATGTCTATCAATTGTATAATCTCGACCTTTCAAAAAAGACGGAAGGCATAGTTATTCTTAGTCAACGACATGGTCCTGGGAAGAAATATACAAATCATAGCCGCATATTTGATGGTTTATTATTAGGTTTTATGGTACAGGGATCTATGAAATCTCAAATCCATTTCTTAGAATATGAAGTAAACAAAGGGGACATTGCTATTTTACAGCCACAAGTGATGATCGACACAAAATCATTGAGTGAAGATGCTGAAATTATAACAATCGGTCTTTCATTGGATTTCATTACAGAATTTCCTGTTCTACGGGAGTTTGTAATGAACAATCAAATAAGATGGCAGCCAATTATTAGACTTCAATCGGAAGAAATTAAACTCCAAAATGAATTATTGACCCTTATACAAAACTTCTACCATAAAAAAGCAAGTCCCAATAAGACACAAATGCTACGGCATCTCGTCATGGTGCTAGTTAGTATGATTTCTGAAGTCTATTCTAAATTACCAAATAACAAAAATTTGGTGAAAAGCCGTACGCATGAGATTATCGATGAATTTTATCTGCTTGTTTCAAGGTATGCCGGGCAACAAAGAAGTGTTGTATTTTACGCTGAAAAACTACATTTAACACCTCAATATCTTTCAACTTTCCTCAAACAGAAAACTGGAAGATCTGCATTACAATGGATTGATCATATCACAATTCTACATGCTAAAACATTATTAAAATCTTCTAATTTATCAATCAAAGAAATCAGTAATGAACTTCATTTTGAAGAAACAAGCGTCTTTTGCAGATACTTCAAACGAATTGTTGGTTTGTCACCAACAACTTATCGAAATGTGTGATAGATGGTATTCGTTTAACTATCGAAGGCATTTACAGATTTTCAAGTAGAATTAGCTTTCAAATGGTACGTAAACACCATTAAATTGTCAATAGCTCCTTTTCCCGTCTGTTTAATTTTACGGCATGAAAAATACAGGAAAAAAAGCAGCTATCGGGTTTATATTTATTACCCTGTTGATTGATATTACAGGTTGGGGCATTATACTTCCAGTTGTTCCTAAACTCATTGCAGAACTTATTCATGGAGACCTTAGTGAAGCAGCAAAATATGGAGGATGGCTCGGCTTTGCTTATGCTATTACACAATTTATATGTGCGCCTATAGTGGGCAATCTCAGTGATAAATATGGTAGACGCCCAATTATCTTAATTTCTCTTTTTGGATTTGCCATCGACTATATATTATTAGCATTGGCGCCATCTATCAGTTGGCTCTTTTTGGGAAGAATCATTGCTGGGCTGACTGGGGCTAGTATTTCAACCGCTAGTGCATACATCGCTGATATATCCACGGATGAAGATAGAACCAAAAATTTTGGTTTAATAGGCGCAGCTTTTGGTATGGGGTTTATCTTGGGCCCGGTAATCGGTGGTTTACTTGGATATTACGGCGCTCGAGTACCCTTTTATGCAGCCGCTTTATTATGCCTAGTAAATT
Proteins encoded in this window:
- a CDS encoding 2-dehydropantoate 2-reductase; this encodes MEQHILIVGLGGVGGYFGGMLARKYENTDIHINFLARGNHLEEINQHGLKLLLEKGTFIAKPYKASSETENFTKMDYIFLCTKSYDLEDTMALLGPCVSADTVFIPLQNGVDSKERINRYYPNNLVVDGCAYIVSRLKAAGVIEVTGKWGTMSFGLNGEHDERLDRLYHLVQQADIHVNYSDEIEKIIWDKFIFISAMATATSYFDCSIGQIMEDPKKKDAVIKLIQEVATLAQEKGVVIADHIVHMTLDKMEQMPYDATSSMHTDYLNKRPKTELASLTAYVIRESKKYNLETPEYQRMFDVLRLKSD
- a CDS encoding DKNYY domain-containing protein; translation: MGIITNKSRIICNAKMKKYTFFLACILLCFFISCRNIGKPVDKQKSGSYFIDSKGQIAYCQNGNWFSLGISQMQADAKSFEVLSEDIAKDKNAVYFRGTNQKLVDKNSFYVDNQIPKDRFHVYYIDQALGFNIIQGADPKTYELVKDHINWARDKDHYFYSNDMIKADRKTFSFVNDYFLMDKDSVYVSPNIGAFKAVTANAGNIEAINKYYIRIGNTIYYPPFQQGSDAITKSFKTIDKIRVLDQDHISVDNKTILFRGKSFRYEQVDAPSFALFPIDEKNDVYGSNSYSKDKNNVYYNQEIIPGADMKTFIPLGHDFGKDAKNVFYQKQLLEGVDANSFKKDGDFYKDNRGNKFSALTGNKI
- a CDS encoding nuclear transport factor 2 family protein encodes the protein MDKITIKEIAEVENQLFLAQLASNVDGLDLLLYDDLVAVAPDGQMLTKEMDLNAHRSKAMIIENASTEINEIRIIGDTALSVTTMTAKGKVMGTPLEGKFRYFRVWKRIDNTLKVIGASFMQLP
- a CDS encoding DUF1080 domain-containing protein, with amino-acid sequence MRRIIYSIVASSLIFTGCAGMKGQGDNNGWKSLFDGKDINDWFVKIHHHDVGVNYGNTFRVEDGIIKVRYDQYGDFNDQFGHLYYKTPFSYYHLKFEYRFVGELHKGAPAYTLRNSGVMFHSQDPRTMLKEQDWPISVEMQLLGGLSDGQPRPTGNMCSPGTNVVYQGKIASSHCLNSTSKTYDGDQWVKGELIVLGDSLIKHIINGDTVLEYSRPQIGGGTANGYDPKIKIDGKLLSSGFIALQSEGQPVDFKNIWIKELPKPKK
- a CDS encoding VOC family protein, whose amino-acid sequence is MNLLLDYDNFFLPAQDLDSAKEFYGNQLGLETKFDFSDKGMIAFKIGKNEPAIILSTVQHTKPTIWFTVDDVKTTCEYLKEKGVVFLSEPFEIMTGLAVEFNDPFGNKLGITDYSKSNKV
- a CDS encoding diacylglycerol/lipid kinase family protein — translated: MKEQGKNIRLVHNPAAGDDSNGDKDELCQLIEDLGHNCTVVTKKDAVKKIDPQTDIIALAGGDGTIRMTVLGLLEKKLRFKRPIAILPQGTANNIAISLGIPLDCEKAIGLWRNALLKKFDVGMVIGLEKKPLYFIESIGFGVFPTLIKKMDKKNTEDLSAEDEIKTALRQLRKLVETFPATTLRLTVAGNNYEKECILVEIMNIPSIGPRLVLAADADPGDGQFDIIIVTVDQRQELINYIDGLLNGTNVEFKIIPIRTSRLAMEWEGKEIHIDDERKSYFGQQLKLTLLHGIVEIITGNK
- the surE gene encoding 5'/3'-nucleotidase SurE; the protein is MNILITNDDGIYSPGIAALAQTAREFGTVKIVAPDVEQSSMGHAITHSRPLSYRRAPVTFADIDAFRVNGTPADCVALGLHMFPDTQVVLSGINMGPNLGNSMWHSGTLAAAKQATLLGITGIALSTPVGKTEPDFEGLSRWTIDVLKILLKNKGPALYNVNFPPKPQGLSWTRQSVRLYDGRVVPGEDPMGRKNYWITVVPLEPAEKGTDRWAVEHNLVSITPLRLDLTAHDELAARQTSEHK